The genomic window ATGGGCAACTCCTTTGGAAAAAGCGGTATGCTGGGGCTGTACCTccaacactcatgcacacatccCATCTAGCACCAGTTGGGTGGTTTTCAACAGGAACAATACTCACTCACGCAATATTATTATGGATCAATCGAAATAATATGTCTCTCCAGGCTGCTTCTACAACATCATCCGCGTGCCTGCCCCAGGCGATGCTGAGAAGGAGGGCGACGCGGCTGGTCTCAGTGGATCTCAGATACTCTGCTCCATTCCTGCCTCTGACTCCAGAAAGCCATCCTACTACCACAGCTTTGGTAAGAAGCTTATCCATATCCCTTCGTCGAACCCTACGATAACGACATACAGCTGTGGGCGAATTTCAAGGGGGTTGTGacagttgttttttgtttttttttccttctctccacGCTGCGTGCCTCTGTGCGTGCGTGGTTTCTCCAGCCATGTCGGAGAACTATGTGGTGTTCATCGAGCAGCCTATCAAACTGGACCTGCTGAAGTTCATGCTTTACAACATCCAGGGGAAGAGCTTCAACAAAGTAATGAGCTGGGAGCCGGAGACCGATACCATCTTCCATGTGGTGGACAGACGcacaggggaggtgggaggagcttCCTGGCCcagaaactacacacacacacataccactgtCATACATACATGTCTATGTTGTACGGAATTCCTTTTTTGAAACATATATGTTTCCACGAGATCAAGTTCAAGTTTGAACTTGAACTTGATCTTTTGTCATAAATACAGGTACATTCTTTGGTCCTGTTCTCGTTAACAACCCGTAAACCTCTAAAGTATCATCTCAACCTGTCGGAAATGATTCCTAACCTACTGTATGTGAGCAATGCACTTAGCGGCGAGCTACAGTATATGACAAAGAGAGGAATTTGAAAATGTCAACATTGAAAGATGCTCATGATTGGATTTCCTACGACGGGTCTAAAAACGGATCGGCCTTTCTCGCCCCGACAGCGTAGCAAGGTGAAGTACAGCACCCCGGCCATGTTCACCCTGCACATGATCAACGCCTACGAGGAGAAGGACTTCCTGGTGATGGACATGTGCTGTGGTGACGAGGGGAACGTCATCGGAGACTTCACCCTGGTGAACCTTCGCAGAGGCCCCGGAGAGGAGATGGACAAGGTAGGTCTGAGAGATGTTCCCCCACAGCCTCCTAGACCTTCCTGGGTTTCTGTATAGCAGCGTTAGTGGCCTGGAGATGGGCCCATTTCTCTGGGAACTCACAGATTGCGGTGCACTTGTTAAATCATTTTTACGACGGCACAAGTATTGTACGTCTATGTTACGAAGAGTACCAGTGTTATATTATTGTATAAGATCTATATGACCGTTGCTGTAATGCCCAACATTTGTCTTGCTCTGTCAGTTCTACAACGCCTTGTGCAGAAACCTTCCCCGGAGATATGTCATTCCACTGACTGTGGATAAAGACACGCCCACCGATCAAAACCTTATCACTCTGGGCAACTGTCAAGCTACAGCAGTGAAGAACAAAAAAggggaggtatgtgtgtgtgtgtgtgtgtgcgttaatgtgtgtgagtttgcgtgtgtgtatgggcgCGTGTGTTCGTCTATTCAGAGCTTTTGCACCTGCATTCTTCCAGTGCTAGCGCAATTTACGTAAATTACATTCCACGAGTTGACATCTCGTGCAGTTCAGCCAGGCCATAGCATTGGTAGGCAGACACAAAACTCTCAGTTAGGTATTGTGTAATCCACTGTGAgtgacccccccaaaaaacctgCTACAAGAGATAGCTTCCGCCCTATGAAGAACCATTAGCAACGAACCAGTGAGAACGGTCTCTGTGTTACACAGCACAAGACAAACCCCTGCTGATAGCTGGGCTCTGTGACGCAGGTGGGCAGAGCTGATCAAAGGACAAGGTGATAGAACGAGTTGTCATGGATACCTGACGCAGACCACTCAGACCGGTGCAGACGCGTTACAGGAATGTCACAGTTATCGCGAAATAACGCGGTTTCGAATCGAGTGCTGTGTTTCGAATGTCGGTGGCATTTCTGCTCCTGATTCCCATGCCTCAGGTTGTGTGCACACACGAGGACCTGTACGACGACGAGCTGCTGCAGTACGGTGGTCTGGAGTTTCCCGCCATTAACTATGCTCAATACAACGCGAGGCCGTACCGCTACTACTATGCCTGTGGCTTTGGGCATGTGTTTGGTGATTCCTTGCTGAAGATGGATGTTCAGACGAAACAATTGAAGGTTTGCCTCAGTGAACGCAAATAAAGCACATCTCCACACGTTGCAGTCATGCCGGTACATTCAAGTGGCAAACATACTTCATGTTTCTCTAtgaaaatggcttgttttgaCAGACACAATACCGAATATTGCTATTATAGTAGCAATGGCGTGTTCGAGCTCCGGACCTGTGAATGATTGTTTGACGTGCTGGAAGGTGATGGCGTGGTGTCTACTTTCAGGCCTGGCGCCACCCGGGGTTGTTTCCATCAGAGCCTGTTTTTGTCGCGGCCCCAAACGCTAGGGAAGAGGACGACGGGGTGGTAATGTCCGTCATCATCACACCCAGACAGGTGGGGCggatgacaacgttgttacgttTGTGATTGAAAATATACGAGACAAATGGTTTCTGAAAaggtttctctctcgctctctctgcctctctcgctctctcgctctcctgctctctctctctctctctctctctctctctctctctctctctctctctctctctctctctctctctctctctgtctccggaTGCTCCGGCTCTAGGAGAAGAGCACTTTCCTCCTGGTCCTTGATGCCCAGACCTTCACAGAACTGGGCCGAGCGGAACTGCCTGTCAACATTCCATATGGAACGCACGGGGTGTTCCATGAGACGGGCTGAGGTTGCCAATGTTTCAGGCCTTGCAGCCAGCATTTTGGTTTTCGAACCAGTGACTATGGAAGGATGTGCAAGTCTCTCACCCATGCAGGCTTACTTTGAAAGGTGTCGCTCCTGCTCTGTTTCCATATTTAAAACGTAGGCTGTTTTAAAAAACACACTTTAAAATACTTCAAAGCACTACTACTAAGTAAGCTATTGTTGCTAGCTACAGTATAATAATCAGAGTGGGATTGTATAGGACAATATGTAGACTGCCGGTGTTGGGCCTATTACAAATCTGGATGTGACACAGACCTACATGCACCGCATGTGCATACAAATAAGGGTTGTCCTGAATGATCTTGATGGATAAGCTCAGACTGTCCGAGCAGCTCACCACACTCTACACATATTTGTTCAGGTTCATACGATTTATGTTCTCGTCATGTCATCATGGGAAATAAAAAAGTGTATCCCAACACGCAGTTTCTCTCGTTATATTTTCAGATTTCTTCAGTGTTTCGTAAAAAAACAGGGCATTTGAAATGGTATACTCCCTAGGCAGATAACAGCACTTACAACACATGAAAATGCATCATTGCAAATGTAATCAGTCGGTGTAATCTGATAGAAAGTGGACAGTGTCAGAAATGCCAGGAAAGCCGCAAGGTTTAAACGTTCGATAGCATCCTCGCCACGCTAGACAGGAATCACGTTGAAACTTGGATCATAGTTGATCTCCAGGAAAGGCAACTTGATCCCAAAACAATTCGAGGAAAAACATCGATTCACCCTATGACCCTGTAGTGAGCGAAGCTCATGTTAGCATTCTGCTAGAGGTCACTCACACACGATGCCGGTGATGAATTCGAGTCCGTACAATTTAGAAGCTGTCTGTGATTGACATCATTATTGGTAAAGCGGGCTGCATCTGTTCCCATAACTACGTAGAGCAGACAGGCTAAAGGAGAGAAGCTTTTATTCTCTATTCAAGCTGTGTCGGCCCAGGTTACACATTAATTACCCTATAATTCCTAACCCAATCAGTCATGCCCAACTGCTCTGTGTACCTCCATACTATAATTAATACTTGCTCTATCCAACGGGCATGgacattgatgtgtgtgtgtgtgcgtgcatgtgcgggtgtgtgtgtgggtggagggagaggtctgGAGTGCAAGG from Osmerus eperlanus chromosome 28, fOsmEpe2.1, whole genome shotgun sequence includes these protein-coding regions:
- the bco2l gene encoding beta-carotene 15, 15-dioxygenase 2, like yields the protein MGNIPAWINGSFLRNGPGKFEFGKDSYNHWFDGMAMMHRFNIRDGQVTYCSRFLRSDSYVRNSEADRIVVSEFGTMAMPDPCKNIFARFFSRFKVPKATDNASVNFVKYKGDYYVSTETNFMRRVDPQSLETKEKVDWSKYIAVNAATAHPHYDREGATYNMGNSFGKSGCFYNIIRVPAPGDAEKEGDAAGLSGSQILCSIPASDSRKPSYYHSFAMSENYVVFIEQPIKLDLLKFMLYNIQGKSFNKVMSWEPETDTIFHVVDRRTGERSKVKYSTPAMFTLHMINAYEEKDFLVMDMCCGDEGNVIGDFTLVNLRRGPGEEMDKFYNALCRNLPRRYVIPLTVDKDTPTDQNLITLGNCQATAVKNKKGEVVCTHEDLYDDELLQYGGLEFPAINYAQYNARPYRYYYACGFGHVFGDSLLKMDVQTKQLKAWRHPGLFPSEPVFVAAPNAREEDDGVVMSVIITPRQEKSTFLLVLDAQTFTELGRAELPVNIPYGTHGVFHETG